DNA from Pelagibacterium nitratireducens:
GATATGCTGTGCACGGGCGAGGCTGAGCCCGGCCCGGTGCACCAGCGCGTGTTCTGGGGCGTGGCGGAAGGAATGGTGGCCGTGATGCTGATCATCCTGGCCGGCGATCTGGGCCTCACGGCACTGCAGCAGGTGATTACGGTGGTGGGGCTGCCGATCTTCTGTCTGGTGTTCATGATGATCCCGTCGATCATCATGGGTTTCCAGATCGAAGACATCGACCACGTCACTGTGGGCCGACGGCCCAAGCTCGACCAGTTCTAGAAATATGCGGTCTTGAAAAGCTATTTTCGGAGAGGCGTCAGCGCCTCTTCGATACGGCTGTCAAAGCTGCGCCAGTTGTCCAGCGCTGCCGGATCGAAAGCCACGATTGCCGTGTTGCGATCGGAAAGGATCAGCACGCGCAGGCAGGTTCTGTCGCCGATTGTCATGGCGACCGGCGTCATGCATTTGGCCACGAAGGGGTTGGCCGTCAGCGGGTCATACCAAACCGTCTCGCCCGACGTTCCGGCGTCGAGTTCGAGTGGCTTGCCGACAAGTCCGGGGACACCCGAAAGCTGGGTTGCTGCAAACTGGTGCAGATAGACGCTGTCGAGCAGCGCCGCGCTGGTGCGCATGCGTCCGCGCGGCATGATGGTGATCGCGACTTCGCTCAGCTTCCCGTTCTCGCCCAAGGGCAGGGCCAGCGTCAAATCCATCCGCTCGGCAAAACCGTCGCGGCGCTGGATCGGATCGGCCATCAATGCGGCGGGTATCGCGTAACGCTGGGCGCCGATGGTGACGATGTGACTGGCCGAGGGTTCGGCGGCTGCCGCGTCGGCGGCCATCGAATCGAGCCAGCTTCGCACGCCATAGGCAGCTCCCAGGCCCGCCATGGCCACAATCAGCCCGACAGCAATCACCGTATAGAGCGCAGAGCCCGCCGTACGGGCAGGCAGGATGTCTCGGCGGGTGTCCGACAGGCTGTTCACATTAACCATAGATGCGCGTGAGCAATGACAACCAGTTTGGGGGCACTTATGCTTAATAAATCGTAAAGTCGGTAATCTGCGCCGCCCCGGCGCCGGAGGAAAGCGTGACGCATCTTATTTTGGCGCTGTTTCTGATCGCCGTGGGCATGAGCGTTGCCGGCACCGGCACCCATCTCTACCAGCAGGTTGCCCGCAAGGTGGCCGAGTTCCGCGTCGAGGGCGCCAACGCGCTCGAGAGCCTGGTCAATCTGTTCGTGATGTTTATCTGCGGTCCCTACATGATGCTCAGGCTCGGCATGCGCGCCGACGCGAGCGGAAGGGCCTCCACCGTCAACGTGATGCTTGCTGCGGTCATCGCGTTCGGCTGGAGTTTCGTGACCGGAATGATGGTTGTGGGCACCTATATCTCGGTTCTCAAGGCCGCCGCCTGACGCCATGCGTCCGGCGCATGGCAGTAATGCCTTGCGCTCGGGCGCCGTTTCCGGTCAAACGTGGACCCACGAACCCTGGACCCGGTGAAACCCCGGGTGGCTCTTCCGGCCGCCGATCCGCCGGACAACTAAATC
Protein-coding regions in this window:
- a CDS encoding DUF6949 family protein encodes the protein MTHLILALFLIAVGMSVAGTGTHLYQQVARKVAEFRVEGANALESLVNLFVMFICGPYMMLRLGMRADASGRASTVNVMLAAVIAFGWSFVTGMMVVGTYISVLKAAA